A single Lysinibacter sp. HNR DNA region contains:
- a CDS encoding IclR family transcriptional regulator, with protein MGNHETDKPAQAPAVVKAVKILDLLAQNPGRAKPLSDIARELGIAKSSTSNLCAALEEGNLVRKTGSGYLLGRRTVELGSSFLAGFDQVREFYRICEESEVLQNNLVQLAMLDGVRALYLAVYEGRERFPLSASVGDRYPASSTAVGTALLSELSPERVEDLYSDPAQMVTLTNRSTKDLKTLQKKLADTRSRGVALDDREVHLSVVGLAVLIPSTRNGEPSFAIGASLVHPYDSEEERSVVTAALREAAEKLKRPTLSSH; from the coding sequence TTGGGCAATCACGAAACCGATAAACCCGCCCAGGCACCCGCCGTTGTTAAAGCGGTTAAGATACTCGACCTGCTCGCTCAGAATCCCGGACGCGCAAAACCGCTCAGCGATATCGCGCGAGAACTCGGCATTGCAAAATCATCAACCTCCAACCTCTGCGCGGCGCTTGAAGAAGGAAATCTGGTGCGAAAAACTGGGAGCGGCTATCTACTGGGACGCCGCACGGTCGAGCTCGGCAGTTCTTTCCTGGCGGGCTTCGACCAGGTTCGCGAATTCTACAGAATCTGCGAGGAGTCCGAGGTCCTCCAAAATAACCTGGTTCAGCTTGCCATGCTCGACGGCGTCAGGGCATTGTACCTCGCGGTTTACGAGGGCCGCGAGAGGTTCCCCCTCTCGGCGAGTGTTGGTGATAGATACCCAGCCTCGTCAACGGCGGTAGGAACGGCCCTGCTCTCGGAGCTCTCCCCGGAGCGGGTTGAGGACCTCTATAGCGACCCGGCGCAGATGGTGACCCTCACCAATCGATCGACCAAAGACCTGAAGACCCTGCAAAAAAAGCTTGCGGACACTCGTTCGCGTGGGGTGGCCCTTGATGATCGTGAAGTTCACCTCAGCGTTGTTGGGCTTGCCGTTCTTATCCCCTCAACCCGAAACGGCGAACCCTCCTTTGCTATCGGCGCATCCCTGGTTCATCCTTACGATAGCGAGGAAGAGCGCTCCGTGGTAACCGCGGCGCTGCGGGAGGCCGCGGAAAAGCTCAAGCGACCAACGTTAAGCTCTCACTAA
- a CDS encoding MFS transporter — protein MDEEGTDTTVRSSSDPEYAANLRRATLASSVGSALEYYDFALYGLASALIFSKLFFSNLEPTVALIASFATFGVAFAARPLGGIFFGAMGDKLGRKWVLITTIALMGGASTLVGLLPTYEQIGIWAPTLLVLLRLLQGFGAGAEQAGATVLMAEYAPVRRRGFFSALPFIGIQAGTLLASGVFVYLGTLPTEVLLAGVWRVPFIASVLLIGLAVLIRIRLKESPTFIELEKQEQISKNPLREVFSASFPNVLRGIGLRMGENGGSYIFSTLAVSYIVGTIGVDASIGPLAVAIGSLVGMVSVPYAGHISDRFGRIRVYRFGALFLLLLTFPGWWLLSLGNPVVAVVVIAVAIGFGVNTMLGAQCAQLPELFGNRHRYVGVAMSRELSAVLAGGIAPVLGAWLIQTSSGSWWPIAIYVFILAAISFGTTFITPETRSRDLTLTTDASEDTPEQVSTRPPALTTLAEYRKDTLTRSQGSSAQQKVATHI, from the coding sequence GTGGACGAAGAAGGCACAGACACCACCGTCAGATCATCATCCGATCCCGAGTACGCCGCAAATCTTCGACGGGCAACCCTCGCTTCGAGCGTCGGGAGCGCGCTGGAATACTATGATTTTGCACTCTACGGATTAGCATCCGCCCTCATCTTCAGTAAGCTTTTCTTCTCCAACCTCGAACCGACAGTTGCCCTCATCGCGAGCTTTGCTACATTTGGGGTTGCGTTTGCGGCCCGTCCGCTCGGAGGGATATTCTTCGGCGCGATGGGCGATAAGCTGGGACGCAAATGGGTGCTCATCACAACAATCGCGCTCATGGGCGGAGCCTCCACCCTGGTTGGCTTACTCCCCACCTACGAGCAGATTGGCATCTGGGCGCCCACGCTACTCGTTCTACTGCGCCTCCTCCAGGGCTTTGGGGCAGGAGCCGAGCAGGCGGGTGCCACGGTTCTCATGGCCGAGTACGCTCCGGTTCGTCGCCGGGGATTCTTTTCCGCCCTGCCCTTCATCGGAATTCAAGCGGGCACCCTCCTCGCCTCCGGGGTATTTGTCTACCTGGGCACACTTCCCACGGAGGTTCTGCTCGCTGGGGTCTGGCGAGTCCCCTTCATCGCGTCAGTCCTCCTGATTGGCCTGGCCGTTCTCATTCGCATCCGCCTCAAGGAGAGCCCCACCTTCATCGAACTTGAAAAACAGGAGCAGATCTCCAAAAATCCCCTTCGGGAGGTGTTTAGCGCCTCTTTTCCTAACGTTCTGCGCGGTATCGGTCTGCGCATGGGTGAGAACGGTGGATCATATATTTTTAGCACGCTCGCGGTGAGCTACATTGTGGGCACCATCGGAGTTGACGCTTCGATAGGCCCGCTTGCCGTTGCCATAGGATCGCTCGTGGGCATGGTATCCGTACCCTATGCGGGACATATTTCGGATCGGTTCGGACGCATTCGCGTATATCGTTTTGGAGCCCTGTTTCTTCTTCTGCTCACCTTTCCCGGTTGGTGGCTGCTCTCGCTCGGAAATCCAGTTGTTGCGGTCGTCGTGATCGCAGTAGCCATTGGGTTTGGTGTGAACACCATGCTCGGCGCCCAGTGCGCTCAGCTCCCGGAGCTCTTTGGTAATCGCCACCGCTACGTGGGTGTTGCCATGTCACGCGAGCTCAGCGCCGTACTTGCCGGTGGTATTGCCCCCGTGCTCGGCGCCTGGCTCATCCAGACCAGCAGCGGATCCTGGTGGCCAATCGCTATCTATGTTTTTATACTTGCCGCCATCTCATTTGGCACCACGTTTATCACCCCCGAGACCCGCTCGCGGGACCTCACCCTCACAACTGACGCTTCCGAAGACACCCCCGAACAGGTCTCGACCCGTCCACCCGCACTCACCACGCTGGCCGAATACCGCAAAGACACACTCACCCGTTCTCAGGGTTCCAGCGCACAACAGAAAGTAGCCACACACATATGA
- a CDS encoding SDR family oxidoreductase: MTSSTLFDLTGKRALVTGSSRGIGSTLAEGLASHGASVIVHGRNATQVERTRERIAESTLTTVSSILFDVTDETAVTEAIHTIENDLGAIDILVNNAGIQRRAPFTDFALTDWNDLVATNLTSAFLVGQQVARHMAQRGAGKIINIGSVQTALGRPGITPYAATKGGIGMLTKGMCADLAPLGIQVNALAPGYFATDLTAALVENAEFSTWVQKRTPAGRWGQAEDLVGTLIYLASSGSAFVNGQIVYVDGGMTAVV, translated from the coding sequence ATGACTTCCTCTACCCTCTTCGACCTGACCGGGAAACGGGCCCTTGTCACCGGTTCTAGCCGGGGCATCGGCAGCACGCTGGCCGAGGGGCTTGCCTCTCACGGAGCCTCCGTTATAGTTCACGGACGTAACGCCACACAGGTGGAACGCACCCGCGAACGCATCGCGGAAAGCACACTCACAACGGTGTCTTCCATTCTCTTTGATGTCACAGACGAAACCGCAGTGACCGAAGCTATCCACACGATTGAAAATGATCTGGGAGCCATCGACATTCTTGTCAACAACGCGGGCATCCAACGAAGAGCCCCGTTCACCGATTTTGCTCTCACCGATTGGAATGACCTGGTCGCTACCAACCTCACCAGCGCTTTCCTCGTAGGACAACAGGTGGCCCGCCACATGGCACAGCGCGGTGCCGGAAAAATTATCAACATCGGCTCTGTGCAAACCGCGCTCGGGCGTCCGGGAATCACCCCCTACGCCGCAACCAAGGGTGGTATCGGAATGCTCACCAAGGGAATGTGCGCAGACCTTGCGCCCCTGGGCATCCAGGTAAACGCCCTCGCCCCCGGGTATTTTGCCACCGATCTCACGGCTGCCCTAGTCGAGAACGCCGAGTTCAGCACGTGGGTACAGAAACGCACTCCCGCGGGCCGCTGGGGCCAAGCTGAAGACCTGGTGGGGACACTGATCTACCTGGCTTCCTCTGGTTCCGCGTTTGTTAATGGCCAGATTGTCTATGTTGACGGGGGGATGACGGCCGTTGTCTAG
- a CDS encoding L-idonate 5-dehydrogenase: protein MSRTSPRTEALAPETTEALVIHAQGQLSVDTVTLSPASPQEALIDIAYGGICGSDLHYWSHGAAGDSILREPLILGHEVSGIVRTSARDGSGPGVGTRVTVHPARPGPGDGSRYPQNRPNLSPGCTYLGSAAQFPHTRGAFARTIALSTDMLRPLPDTLPLRRAALAEPTSVAWHAVKRGGDPRGKRVLVVGSGPIGTLIIAVLARAGASEIIAVDIHDGPLNIARSVGATRTLLAPGAQSIAGIDADIVIESSGTHRGLASAVRGATRGGRIVMVGLLPSGEQPTLISIAISRELELVGSFRFNSEINEVIQALADGSLWVDPIITHEYTLLDAEEAFSIASQASLSSKVLLRFRMD, encoded by the coding sequence TTGTCTAGAACTTCCCCAAGGACGGAAGCGCTTGCACCCGAGACAACAGAGGCGCTTGTCATACACGCGCAGGGCCAGCTCAGCGTTGATACCGTTACCCTCTCCCCCGCGTCACCACAGGAGGCACTCATCGATATCGCCTACGGGGGCATCTGCGGCTCGGACCTGCACTACTGGAGCCACGGTGCGGCGGGAGACTCAATACTTCGAGAGCCCTTGATTCTGGGGCATGAGGTCTCGGGAATTGTCCGGACCTCTGCGAGAGACGGAAGCGGCCCGGGAGTCGGCACTCGAGTAACGGTACATCCGGCTCGCCCCGGCCCGGGGGATGGCAGCCGTTACCCTCAGAATCGACCAAATCTCTCCCCCGGCTGTACCTACCTGGGTAGCGCGGCACAGTTCCCGCACACCCGGGGGGCCTTTGCCAGGACAATTGCTCTCAGCACCGACATGCTTCGCCCGCTACCCGACACCCTCCCCCTCCGTCGAGCTGCTCTCGCCGAGCCCACCAGTGTCGCGTGGCACGCGGTCAAACGTGGAGGCGATCCCCGGGGCAAAAGGGTTCTTGTTGTGGGCAGCGGACCCATCGGAACCCTCATCATCGCTGTTCTTGCCCGGGCGGGAGCATCCGAAATTATTGCGGTAGACATACACGATGGGCCGCTCAATATCGCGCGTTCGGTAGGCGCAACCCGGACTCTGCTCGCCCCCGGCGCTCAGAGCATCGCGGGCATTGATGCCGACATCGTCATTGAATCCTCGGGGACCCATCGGGGATTGGCCTCCGCCGTTCGCGGTGCTACGCGGGGCGGACGCATCGTTATGGTGGGTCTCCTTCCCTCGGGAGAGCAGCCTACCCTCATCTCAATAGCAATCTCACGAGAGCTTGAACTGGTGGGGTCATTTCGATTTAACTCGGAGATCAACGAGGTGATTCAAGCGCTTGCAGACGGTTCGCTGTGGGTGGATCCAATCATCACTCACGAGTACACGCTACTCGACGCCGAGGAGGCATTTAGCATCGCGTCACAGGCGTCGCTATCCAGCAAGGTGCTGCTACGCTTCAGAATGGACTAA
- a CDS encoding alpha/beta hydrolase, with amino-acid sequence MSLRMTLSRVLFYAFPPYLNERTIRRAVSRPRKEATPPESIRKIAHIEESRVKGQRVLTLTPQKSPSGDQIIFLHGGGFVVPINLFHWWLVSALLRRSRATVIVPLYGLAPEYTATDAYEFLETLYLTATERSDGHEIFMMGDSAGGSLALGWAQRCRNEGLRAPDAVILVAPWVDLTMSNPQIPANKRRDPVLRRGGLQLAARWWAGEKDPSDPLVSVLHGDMHDLPPVYIYQGTHDLLYPDAVRLAQKITEAQGTVELRVYRGAFHDFIGALWTSEARSALRRIIAVTSSHGKKTLVHSEA; translated from the coding sequence ATGTCGCTGAGAATGACCCTGAGCAGGGTCTTGTTTTACGCGTTTCCTCCCTACTTAAACGAAAGAACAATACGCAGGGCTGTGTCCCGCCCTCGCAAAGAAGCGACCCCTCCCGAGTCGATCAGAAAAATCGCTCACATCGAAGAGTCCAGGGTGAAGGGACAGCGTGTTCTCACCCTTACTCCCCAAAAAAGCCCCTCGGGAGATCAGATTATATTTTTGCACGGCGGCGGTTTTGTCGTCCCCATCAACCTGTTTCACTGGTGGTTAGTTTCCGCTCTTCTGCGTCGTAGTCGGGCGACCGTTATCGTCCCGTTGTACGGGCTTGCCCCGGAGTACACGGCCACCGACGCCTATGAGTTTCTTGAGACGCTTTATCTCACGGCAACAGAGCGATCAGATGGTCACGAGATATTTATGATGGGTGATTCTGCGGGCGGTTCCCTTGCTCTGGGGTGGGCTCAGCGCTGCCGTAATGAGGGCTTGCGTGCTCCTGACGCGGTTATTCTTGTTGCCCCGTGGGTTGACCTGACCATGAGCAATCCGCAAATTCCCGCAAATAAACGCCGAGATCCGGTTCTCAGGCGCGGGGGATTACAACTTGCCGCTCGCTGGTGGGCTGGTGAGAAAGATCCCTCTGACCCCCTGGTGAGTGTTCTACACGGCGATATGCACGATCTTCCTCCGGTGTATATCTATCAGGGCACTCACGACCTGCTCTATCCGGATGCGGTGCGGCTCGCACAAAAAATAACGGAGGCACAGGGTACTGTGGAGCTTCGGGTATATCGGGGGGCCTTTCACGATTTTATTGGCGCTCTCTGGACATCGGAGGCGCGATCGGCGCTACGACGGATTATCGCGGTCACCTCTTCTCACGGGAAGAAAACATTAGTCCATTCTGAAGCGTAG
- a CDS encoding aconitate hydratase: MTVVNSFGARGTLSVGSQDYEIFRIDSVPGYEKLPYSLKVLLENLLRTEDGANVTREHIAALGNWDPQAEPNTEIQFTPARVVMQDFTGVPCIVDLATMREAVADLGGDPNKINPLAPAELVIDHSVISDLFGTADSFRRNVEIEYERNGERYQFLRWGQTAFDDFKVVPPGTGIVHQVNIEYLARVTYTREVEGKLQAYPDTCVGTDSHTTMVNGLGVLGWGVGGIEAEAAMLGQPVSMLIPKVVGFKLSGQIPAGVTATDVVLTITQLLRQHGVVGKFVEFYGEGVASVPLANRATIGNMSPEFGSTAAIFPIDDVTLDYLRLTGRSEEQIALVEQYSKLQKMWHDSTAEPVFSEYLELDLSTVVPSIAGPKRPQDRIELTQAKEQFASDLNNYATVSHSIIDRESMESFPASDPPSSSPEDAGHTSEAPILISSGPAGASNPAKITNDKGESYIIDHGAVTIASITSCTNTSNPSVMLAAGLLARNAARKGLRAKPWVKTTLAPGSKVVTDYYDKSGLTPYLEELGFYLVGYGCVTCIGNSGPLPEEVSAAVQANDLAVTSVLSGNRNFEGRINPDVKMNYLASPPLVIAYALAGSMNFDFDSDSLGKDKEGNDVFLKDIWPDPLEVQATIDSSIDTGMFTNKYGSVFDGDDRWRSLPIPTGNVFEWDSESTYVRKPPYFEGMTMETTPVTNIAGARVLAKLGDSVTTDHISPAGNIKADTPAGQYLIANGIARKDFNSYGSRRGNHEVMIRGTFANIRLKNQLLTDVEGGYTRDFTQQDGPQAFIYDAAQNYQDAATPLVVLGGKEYGSGSSRDWAAKGTSLLGVRAVITESFERIHRSNLIGMGVLPLQFPEGETADSLGLDGTETFDITGIEKLNEGETPKTVRVVATPSNFSAGGRKPVEFDAIVRIDTPGEADYYRNGGILQYVLRSLV, from the coding sequence GTGACCGTGGTTAACAGTTTTGGCGCACGTGGAACCCTCTCGGTGGGTTCGCAGGACTACGAGATTTTTCGTATCGATTCCGTTCCCGGCTATGAGAAGCTGCCCTATAGTCTTAAGGTTTTGCTGGAAAACCTTCTTCGCACCGAAGATGGTGCAAACGTCACGCGAGAACACATCGCGGCACTGGGCAACTGGGACCCTCAGGCGGAGCCCAATACCGAGATTCAATTTACCCCGGCGCGTGTTGTCATGCAGGACTTCACCGGGGTGCCCTGTATCGTTGACCTCGCAACCATGCGCGAGGCGGTTGCCGACCTGGGTGGCGACCCCAACAAGATTAATCCGCTTGCACCCGCAGAGCTTGTGATAGACCACTCTGTTATCTCTGACCTCTTCGGTACAGCTGATTCGTTCCGACGCAATGTTGAGATTGAGTATGAGCGTAACGGTGAGCGCTACCAATTCCTCCGCTGGGGTCAAACCGCCTTTGACGACTTTAAGGTTGTGCCCCCGGGAACCGGCATCGTGCATCAGGTAAACATTGAGTATCTTGCGCGGGTAACCTACACCCGCGAGGTTGAGGGCAAGCTCCAGGCTTATCCCGACACGTGTGTGGGAACTGACTCCCACACGACCATGGTTAACGGACTGGGAGTGCTCGGCTGGGGCGTTGGCGGTATTGAGGCGGAAGCGGCCATGCTGGGACAGCCCGTCTCGATGCTGATTCCCAAGGTTGTTGGCTTTAAGCTCTCCGGGCAGATTCCGGCGGGTGTTACCGCAACCGATGTTGTGCTGACTATCACCCAGCTGCTTCGTCAGCACGGTGTTGTGGGTAAGTTTGTTGAGTTTTACGGTGAGGGAGTTGCGTCTGTTCCCCTTGCAAACCGGGCCACTATTGGCAATATGAGCCCCGAGTTTGGGTCAACCGCCGCGATCTTCCCGATTGACGACGTTACCCTTGATTACCTCCGCCTTACCGGCCGCAGCGAAGAACAGATTGCTCTGGTAGAGCAGTACTCAAAACTACAAAAAATGTGGCACGATTCCACTGCCGAGCCCGTTTTCAGTGAGTACCTCGAGCTTGACCTCAGCACGGTTGTTCCCTCAATCGCGGGTCCAAAACGCCCCCAAGATCGTATTGAGCTCACCCAGGCAAAAGAGCAGTTTGCATCCGATCTAAACAACTACGCAACTGTTTCGCACTCGATCATCGATCGTGAGTCGATGGAATCATTCCCCGCCTCGGACCCGCCATCCTCCAGCCCGGAGGACGCTGGCCACACCTCAGAGGCCCCCATCCTGATCAGCTCGGGTCCGGCAGGCGCCTCCAACCCGGCAAAGATCACCAACGATAAGGGTGAGAGCTATATTATTGACCACGGTGCGGTCACGATCGCTTCGATTACTTCGTGCACCAACACCTCAAACCCTTCAGTGATGCTTGCGGCCGGGCTCCTCGCTCGTAACGCCGCGAGAAAGGGACTTCGTGCTAAGCCCTGGGTGAAGACAACGCTCGCTCCGGGATCTAAGGTCGTGACCGACTACTACGACAAGTCTGGTCTCACACCCTACCTAGAGGAGCTTGGTTTTTATCTTGTGGGTTATGGCTGTGTAACCTGTATCGGAAACTCGGGCCCGCTTCCCGAAGAGGTCTCTGCCGCTGTTCAGGCCAACGACCTTGCTGTTACCTCGGTGCTGTCGGGTAACCGTAACTTTGAGGGACGCATTAACCCCGATGTTAAGATGAACTACCTGGCAAGCCCCCCTCTTGTTATCGCTTACGCGCTTGCCGGATCAATGAACTTTGATTTTGACAGTGATTCGTTGGGTAAGGATAAAGAAGGAAACGACGTTTTCCTGAAGGATATCTGGCCCGATCCGCTTGAGGTTCAGGCGACGATTGATAGTTCTATTGATACCGGAATGTTCACCAATAAATACGGTAGTGTTTTTGACGGTGATGACCGCTGGCGCTCTCTTCCGATTCCTACGGGGAATGTTTTTGAGTGGGATAGTGAATCAACCTATGTGCGTAAGCCTCCGTATTTTGAGGGCATGACGATGGAGACCACACCGGTAACCAATATCGCGGGTGCCCGGGTTCTTGCTAAACTGGGAGACTCTGTCACCACCGACCACATTAGCCCCGCTGGAAATATTAAAGCGGATACTCCCGCGGGCCAGTACCTGATCGCCAACGGCATTGCACGCAAGGATTTTAACTCCTATGGATCCCGTCGTGGTAATCACGAGGTGATGATTCGGGGAACTTTTGCCAACATTCGCCTGAAAAATCAGCTACTCACCGACGTCGAGGGCGGGTACACTCGCGACTTTACTCAGCAGGACGGACCCCAGGCTTTTATCTACGACGCGGCACAAAACTATCAGGACGCTGCAACACCGCTTGTTGTGCTTGGAGGTAAGGAATACGGTTCCGGTTCCTCTCGTGACTGGGCTGCCAAGGGAACGAGCCTGCTGGGCGTGCGCGCGGTGATCACCGAGAGCTTTGAGCGTATCCACCGCTCTAACCTGATCGGCATGGGTGTTCTACCGTTACAGTTCCCAGAGGGAGAGACCGCGGATTCTCTTGGTCTTGACGGCACCGAAACCTTCGATATAACGGGTATTGAGAAGCTCAATGAGGGTGAGACCCCCAAGACGGTGCGTGTTGTGGCCACCCCGAGCAACTTTTCAGCCGGGGGGAGAAAACCCGTGGAATTTGACGCGATAGTACGTATCGATACCCCGGGTGAGGCCGATTATTATCGTAACGGGGGCATCTTGCAATACGTTTTGCGCTCACTAGTGTAA
- a CDS encoding DUF3159 domain-containing protein, translating to MAAQSGDKIPESPEGKLPGDESSLPVSDREGDEPLPPGISEPGATSRSVRSGLVDSVARAATGEKLTKDAVLESLGGYWGMLESVLPGLVFLGVYILTHELELSVIAPVIIGVGFLVARIVRRKPISPALSGLLGIVFCVVIALLTGRAVDYFLTGFFTNAAWGLGLLVSVVVRWPLIGVGIGFFTGIGTSWRSDKKTFRIMTLVTLMWVGLFALRLVVQLPLFYAEQIEALGIARFVMGVPLFALLVVLSWLVVRSSIGRHSSAAGQSNENDVVAGEAAPSGESDK from the coding sequence ATGGCGGCGCAGAGTGGTGACAAGATACCCGAGAGTCCGGAGGGAAAATTACCCGGCGATGAGTCGTCCCTTCCCGTGAGCGATCGCGAAGGGGATGAGCCCTTACCTCCCGGCATCTCCGAACCCGGCGCCACTTCTCGATCCGTGCGCTCTGGCCTGGTCGACAGTGTTGCGCGCGCGGCAACCGGGGAAAAGCTCACAAAAGATGCCGTACTTGAATCCCTGGGTGGTTACTGGGGCATGCTTGAATCCGTGCTGCCCGGCCTAGTCTTCTTGGGTGTTTATATTTTAACGCATGAGCTTGAGCTGAGTGTTATCGCTCCCGTTATTATCGGCGTAGGCTTTCTGGTTGCCAGGATCGTGCGGAGGAAACCGATCAGCCCCGCCCTGTCAGGGCTTTTGGGTATTGTCTTTTGTGTGGTGATAGCGTTGCTTACCGGTCGTGCGGTGGACTACTTCCTCACCGGGTTCTTCACCAATGCTGCCTGGGGGCTGGGTCTACTCGTATCGGTTGTGGTGAGATGGCCTCTGATTGGTGTGGGAATTGGATTCTTTACGGGAATAGGTACCTCCTGGCGCTCGGATAAGAAAACCTTCCGAATCATGACGCTGGTTACACTCATGTGGGTGGGACTTTTTGCTCTTCGTCTTGTGGTGCAGCTTCCCCTGTTCTACGCGGAACAGATTGAGGCGCTGGGCATCGCACGATTTGTGATGGGGGTGCCGCTTTTTGCGTTGCTTGTGGTGCTTTCCTGGCTCGTGGTGCGATCAAGTATTGGTCGCCATTCTTCCGCTGCGGGCCAATCTAACGAGAATGACGTGGTGGCCGGTGAGGCTGCTCCCTCGGGTGAATCGGACAAATAG
- a CDS encoding DUF3710 domain-containing protein, whose product MADNTKKTDDSSAESEGASTEPTVDESKSAPTDREVEGPFDASEASAVRPYVDLGSLKILPREGIQMRLDVEEGTQRIVAVSLDYHQSTLQLQAFSAPRSTGLWHEVREQIREQLVAQKARVDEREDVFGPELEAVITAADGGSNRVRFIGVDGPRWLLRGVVSGAALSDDDAREKIYEIFRSVVVVRGEQPLPPRDLLALRVPAAAAGEAGTEQGSLES is encoded by the coding sequence ATGGCTGATAACACGAAAAAGACCGATGACTCGAGTGCAGAGTCCGAGGGCGCCTCAACGGAACCGACAGTAGACGAATCGAAGTCTGCGCCAACTGATCGCGAAGTGGAGGGACCCTTCGACGCTTCAGAGGCGAGTGCGGTGCGACCTTACGTTGACCTCGGGTCACTTAAAATTTTGCCCCGTGAGGGGATTCAAATGCGCCTTGATGTGGAGGAGGGTACCCAGAGAATCGTTGCTGTATCACTTGACTACCACCAATCCACCCTGCAATTGCAGGCTTTCTCTGCTCCTCGTAGCACCGGTCTGTGGCATGAGGTTCGTGAGCAGATTCGCGAACAGCTTGTTGCGCAAAAGGCGCGGGTTGATGAACGAGAGGATGTGTTTGGCCCGGAGCTTGAAGCTGTTATTACTGCGGCAGACGGAGGCTCGAACCGGGTGCGTTTTATAGGGGTTGATGGTCCCCGTTGGCTTCTCCGCGGTGTAGTTTCGGGAGCTGCACTGTCTGATGATGATGCTCGAGAGAAGATCTACGAGATATTTCGCAGCGTGGTTGTGGTGCGCGGGGAACAGCCTCTGCCCCCACGCGACCTACTCGCTCTTCGCGTTCCGGCGGCGGCGGCTGGGGAAGCCGGTACCGAGCAGGGCTCCTTGGAAAGCTGA
- the dut gene encoding dUTP diphosphatase, which yields MNEAVDVLIRADHPPTYAHAGDAGADLCSTEHVVLEPGERALVPTGVSFALPDGYVAFVVPRSGLATKHGITVLNSPGTVDAGYRGEVRVTLLNTDKNKAYTVNPGDRIAQVIFMRVSRANFIRVETLPGSDRGESGFGSTGYGAAHSKG from the coding sequence GTGAATGAAGCAGTTGACGTACTGATCCGTGCAGACCACCCGCCAACCTACGCGCATGCCGGTGATGCGGGCGCTGACCTCTGTAGTACAGAGCACGTGGTGCTGGAGCCGGGAGAGCGCGCCCTGGTGCCTACCGGAGTATCTTTTGCGCTGCCCGACGGGTATGTGGCTTTTGTGGTACCTCGCAGTGGTCTGGCAACCAAGCACGGTATCACGGTGTTAAACTCACCGGGAACCGTGGACGCCGGGTATCGCGGCGAGGTCAGGGTAACCCTGCTTAACACTGATAAGAATAAGGCTTATACGGTGAACCCCGGCGATCGCATCGCTCAGGTGATATTTATGCGAGTGTCTCGGGCAAACTTTATTCGGGTGGAAACACTGCCCGGAAGCGACCGGGGTGAGTCTGGCTTTGGCTCAACCGGATACGGCGCAGCACACTCGAAAGGATAA
- a CDS encoding DUF3093 domain-containing protein, translating into MRFYSERLVPGVWTFVATFLIVPGTVLVIFPINQMVAVISAAVLYLLCVTLLIATSPVVRVEKGQLNAGRAKISVNHLGKIEHYDGDDATQQRGPLLDARAHLVIRGWVSAIVRIELNDPQDPTPYWIISTRHPQQLADAIRQAQEQS; encoded by the coding sequence ATGCGTTTTTATTCTGAACGACTCGTGCCCGGCGTCTGGACCTTTGTTGCGACTTTTCTGATTGTTCCCGGAACAGTCCTGGTAATCTTCCCCATCAATCAGATGGTGGCAGTCATTTCTGCCGCTGTGCTATACCTTCTTTGCGTCACGCTGCTCATTGCGACCAGCCCTGTGGTGCGTGTTGAGAAAGGACAACTCAACGCCGGCCGAGCCAAGATTTCTGTGAATCACCTGGGAAAAATTGAGCACTATGATGGGGACGATGCAACACAGCAGCGCGGCCCCCTACTGGACGCCCGCGCCCACCTAGTTATTCGGGGTTGGGTAAGCGCTATCGTTCGGATCGAACTAAACGACCCGCAAGACCCAACCCCCTACTGGATTATTTCAACTCGTCACCCGCAACAACTGGCCGACGCCATTCGTCAGGCGCAGGAGCAAAGTTAA
- a CDS encoding DUF4193 domain-containing protein — MATDYDAPRKSDDDSESIEALKERVPDKLSGVVDSEDADNPGFELAGADLSDMELDVVVLPPQDDEFTCVNCFLVRHRSQIDHETKLGPICRECAA; from the coding sequence ATGGCGACTGATTACGACGCTCCCCGCAAATCTGATGATGACTCTGAATCAATTGAAGCTTTAAAAGAGCGTGTCCCCGATAAACTTTCGGGAGTTGTGGATTCAGAGGATGCTGACAATCCTGGATTCGAACTTGCCGGTGCTGATCTGTCCGATATGGAACTTGATGTTGTCGTACTGCCACCACAGGATGACGAGTTCACCTGCGTGAACTGTTTTCTTGTTCGTCATCGTTCCCAGATCGATCACGAGACCAAGCTTGGCCCCATTTGCCGCGAGTGCGCCGCCTAG